DNA from Desulfarculus baarsii DSM 2075:
CCCAGGGTGGCGGTTATCGATCATCACCAGGGCCGGGCCGAGTTCGGCGCGGCGATCTGGGTCGACCCGAGCTACGCGGCCACCTGCCAAATGGTCTTCGACCTGGCCGGGCGGCTGGGCTGGTCCGTGGGGCCCCGGGCGGCCACGTGCCTGTTCGTGGGTCTGCAAACCGACACGGGTTCGTTCCGTTATGGCAACACCACGCCCCAGGCCCTGCGCGCGGCCGCCGACCTGGTGCAGGCCGGGGCCGACCCCTGGGCCATCAGCCAGGAGGTCTACGCCACGCGGCCGCTGCGCCTGCGGCTGCTGGGCCGCGTGATGGAGGCCATGGAGCTTTTTGCCGACGGCCGGCTGGCCCTGGCCGTGGTCAGCCAGGCCGACCTGGACGCGCTGGGGGCCAAGCCGCAAGACCTGGAGCAGGCGGTGGAGGCCATGCGCGGGGTTCCCGGCGTGGCCGTGGCGGCGCTGATCAAACAAACCGGCCCCGACCAGTGCAAGCT
Protein-coding regions in this window:
- a CDS encoding DHH family phosphoesterase: MLERLVSLLAEARRVFLVAHREPDGDALGATLGLLHLLADNGKDALAHSAGPVPEEYAFLPGLERLGPAAPEGVDLAVILDCHEPERCGEAVAPFLRALPRVAVIDHHQGRAEFGAAIWVDPSYAATCQMVFDLAGRLGWSVGPRAATCLFVGLQTDTGSFRYGNTTPQALRAAADLVQAGADPWAISQEVYATRPLRLRLLGRVMEAMELFADGRLALAVVSQADLDALGAKPQDLEQAVEAMRGVPGVAVAALIKQTGPDQCKLSLRSRGGLDVAAVAAGLGGGGHRNAAGARLAMDLASARTLVAELLEPLAAAL